Below is a genomic region from Burkholderia pyrrocinia.
CGCGAGATCGTCGGAGATCTCGGGCGGGATCTTGAACGCGTTGAACGCCGGAATCGCCAGATACTCGGCGAACGCGCCTTCGCGGTTCACGCCGACGCCGACCGTGTTGCGGCACAGATGCCGGCGCCCCGCGCGACAGTTGCGACAGAAGCCGCACGTGATGTGGCCTTCGCCGGACACGCGATCGCCGATCGCGAAACCGCGCACTTCCTGCCCCATCTCGACGATCTCGCCGACGTATTCGTGACCGACGTGCATCGGCACGGGGATCGTCTTCTGCGCCCAGTCGTCCCACTTCCAGATATGGATGTCGGTGCCGCAGATCGCCGTGCGGCGGATCTTGATCAGCACGTCGTTGTGGCCGACTTCCGGACGCTTCACGCGCGTGAGTGTGAGGCCGGGGCCGCGTTCGAGCTTTGCCAGTGCTTTCATGGTCGCGCCTCCGTCAAACGATGCCGAGCGACTTGCCGACGCGCACGAACGCGGCGACCGTCTGGTCGATCTGCTCGGGCGTATGCGCGGCGCTCATCTGCGTGCGGATACGCGCGCGACCACGCGGCACGACGGGAAACGAGAAGCCGATCACGTAGACGCCTTCGGCGAGCAGCTTGTCGGCCATGTTCGTCGCGAGCTGCGCGTCGCCGAGCATCACCGGGATGATCGGATGCGCGCCGGGCACGAGCGTGAAGCCGGCTTCTGTCATCTGCTCGCGGAATCGCACGCCGTTCTCGCGCACGCGCTCGCGCAGCTTTGCGCCTTCGTCGCTGCCGAGCAGTTCCAGCACCTTCAACGATGCCGCGGCAATGCTCGGCGTGAGCGTGTTGGAGAACAGATACGGGCGCGAGCGCTGGCGCAGCAGTTCGACGACCTCGCGGCGCGCGGCGACATAGCCGCCCGATGCGCCGCCGAGCGCCTTGCCGAGCGTGCCGGTGATGATGTCGACGCGGCCTTCGACGCCGCAATGCTCGGGCGTGCCGCGGCCGTGCGCGCCGATGAAGCCGACCGCGTGCGAATCGTCGACCATCACGAGCGCGCCGTAGCGATCGGCGAGATCGCAGATGCCTTTCAGGTCGGCAATGATGCCGTCCATCGAGAATACGCCGTCGGTCGCGATCAGCTTGTGGCGCGCGCCCGCCGCATCGGCTTCCTTGAGCTTCGCCTCGAGGTCGGACAGGTCGTTGTTCCGGTAGCGAAAGCGCTTCGCCTTGCACAGGCGGATGCCGTCGATGATGCTCGCGTGGTTCAGCTCGTCGCTGATCACCGCGTCGTTCTCGTCGAGCAGCGTCTCGAACAGCCCGCCGTTCGCATCGAAGCAGCTCGAGTAGAGGATGCTGTCCTCGGTGCCGAGAAACGCGGCCAGCGCGCTTTCCAGTTGCTTGTGCACGGTTTGCGTGCCGCAGATGAAGCGCACCGATGCCATACCGAAGCCGTCCTGGTCGAGACCGGCCTTGGCCGCGTCGATCAGGCGCGGATCGTTCGCCAGACCCAGATAGTTGTTCGCGCAGAAATTGAGCACGCCGGCACCGCCGGCGAGCCGCACGGCCGCGGCCTGGGGACTCGCGATCTCGCGCTCGGTCTTGTAAAAACCGTCCGCGCGGATCTGGTCGAGCGTCCCGCGCACCCGGGCGAGAAAGGCATCACGCATCGCAAAGCTCCTGACAGGGATTCGCATTCCGCAGCGCACCGCTCGTGGCGGCGGCGCAGCGGCCTGCTACTGTTATAGTCGGTCGTTCGGTTGACCGCATTTATCCGATATTCCGAACTAGAATTCGAAATACCGAACAACTCTAAGCGAACGGAATCCAAATGGCAAGTTCCTCCGGATCGCGGCGCACGCCTGCCGGCGCCGCACCGCAACCGCCGGCCGCCACGCCGCCGCGTGTCGGCGAGCAGATCCAGCGGCTGCGCAACGAGCGCAAGCTGACACTCGACGACCTGTCGCGCGCGGCCGGCGTATCGAAATCGATGCTCTCCGAGATCGAACGCGACAAGGCCAACCCGACGATCGCCGTCGCCTGGCGGCTGACGAACGCACTCGGCATCACGCTCGACGAGCTGTTCTCGCAGCCGAAGGCACCGGAGACGATCCGTGTAGACGGCCCGCACGACATTCCGACACTCGCCGGCCACGACGGCCGGTACCAGCTTCGTGTATGGGGCCCGATCGACCTCGCCGGCAAGTTCGAGTGGTACGAGCTGACGCTGCCGGGCGGCGGCGCACTCGTATCGAACGCGCACGAACCCGGCACGCGCGAGCACCTCACCGTGCTGCAGGGCGCGATGGAGATCGAAGCCGCGGCGGCCAGCCGGCGCCTGAAGGCCGGCGACACGGCACGCTACCCGGCCGACGAGCCGCATGCGATCCGCAATCCCGGCAAGGCCGAAGCGCGGGCACTGCTGATCGTGATACATCGCTGACGGCGCGTATAGCTGGCCAAAGGCCCAGTTGCGGAAAGTACTGTATGTTTGTACAGTATACGGACATTCCGCCATGCATGGGCCGGAGCCGGCGCACCGAGGCGCCCGCTCCGGCCGACAGGAGCCTGCGATGACAGAAGAACAAGATTTGGCCGCGCTCAGCTTCAAGGCTGCCGCGCACGACCTCGAGCTGATCGTTCGCCATATTGCCGGGCGCTACATCCGTCAGCGCGTCCCGCTGACGTGGCGCCTGCTGCACGCGATTGAAGCCGAGGCGCTCGCCGATCTCGGCTTTGCCAGCCGGCACGAGGCCGGCATGCGTCAATTGTTCGAACGGCCGTCGGACATGACGTTTCCCGAAACGGACGATCCGATCGACTTCGGGCGCTCGAACGCGCTGCCCGCCGTCTTTTCGTTCGCGGTTCTCGCGTATGAAGCGGCGGCAACGTCGCACGGCACGGCGCCTCGCGAGCGCGCTCACCGCCCGTCCAAGGCGTGGGGCGACTGACTGCCAACCCCAAGCCGCCGCGCATGGCGGCCCGTTCAGCCTCTTGCTGCCCGAGACGTTGCGGAAAGGGCTACCATATACGCAACTAACGGAACAAATAACATGTCCCTTCCCGCATCTCCCGACACGCCTGCACGCCCGGAAGAAAAGGATCTGTTCGACCGCGGTGCATCCGACTGGATCGTGTCGCCCGAAGCCGCATTCGACGCATGGCTGGCCATGCAGGACTATCGCCGCTCGTCGGCCGACGTCTATCGTGCGCAATGGGGCGCGTTTCTCACGTGGATGCGCGCACATCAGAAAAATCTGGCAACGGTCGATACCGCAACGATTGCGAACTTCGTCGGCGAGCTGCCGATCCGGAAAACCCAGCGGATGCGCTATCTGCGGCTGATCGAGCGCGTGCTCGATCATATCCGGCGCACCGAGTACGCATCGACCAACCCGGCCCGTTTCATTGCTCAGGATGGCGAAGCGAACTGGCGCAAGGCGCGCGACAACGAGCCGACCGGTTTCCTGACGCCGGCCGAACGCGCGACATTGCTCGCGTATCTGTTTTCACCGATCGGCGTATCCGGTTCCGCGTACTGGAAAGAGCGGCGCGACCGCGCACTCGTGGCCGCGTTTCTCGGCGCCGGCATTAAAACCGGCGAAGCGCGGGCGCTGACGATTAGTTGCATCGATACCAGCGGAACGTCGCTGCAGATCCAGTCGGCGCACCCGAATCACGCGCGCGACACCCATCTGGCCTCGTTCGCGATCGCGCTGCTCGAAGCGTGGCTCACGGAACGCAAGCGCCAGGACATTCCTGGCGAGCTCGTATTCCCGGCATCGCATGCCGGGCGGCCGATGCACAAGGCGACGATGCTGCGCGCCATCGACGCGATCGTCGAATCGGCCGGGCTCACGTCATCGCGCACCGCGCGCGCGAGCCCGCAGACGCTGCGCAATTCCTACGCGGCCGAACTGTTCGAACACGACGTGCCGCCCGAGCGGGTCGGCACATGGCTGGGCTTCATGCGGCCGATCTCGTCGAACCGCCTGCATCGCGCATGGAAAAACTGGCGCAACGGCCTGGCCGACAGCAACGGTGACGCATCCGACAGCGACGAAACTCACTGATCGGAAAACGGCTGCTCACGTGACACGATCCGTGAGCAGCCTTGCGTGGCGCAGCCTCACCGTTTCACAGCTCCCGAAAAACCTCACCTCAAGCGTCCCGGATCGTCTCACCTGTGCAGGTTCGGCCGATCTTCGGGTCAGGTGTGCGCAAAGCGCGCGATCGCTTCGAACCGGGACGGCCATGCGCCCGACGCGTGCTCACATTCCGGGCACGCCACTTCAAAACCCTCTTCGCCGTGCGACAGCTCCGGCTCCCCGTCGCAACGCGGGCACTGGGCCGGCACCGGAATCTCCTCATCCAGCGAGGTCCCGATCGCTGCAAACGCGTCCGCATCGAGTTGTCCGGCATCGGCCAGACGCCGGATCAGCGCGGCAATTTCCGGATTCATCCCACGGCTCGCGCGCAACGAACTCACGTCGCGCGTCGCACGTGCCAGTTCATCGCTCTGGCTGCGCAACTGTTCTTCAAGCCGGTCGGCGCGTGCCTTGGCCGAGCTCAGTTGCTGAAGGAAATCGAATTCCTTGCGCTGAACGTCGCGCAAACCGCTCTGGTAGGTCGACGCCATGCTGCGTAGCGAGTCCAGCTCAACCAGCATCGGCTTCACGCGGCGCTCGGCTTCGGCCACCGCGTCCTTGATCTGCTGTGCGTAGTGCTCGGTGCGCTGCTGCAATTCGGCTTGTAGCGCATCGATGCGGTCGCGCAGCGTGGCGTTTTGCGCTTGTTCGGCGTCGACGCGGCCGGCCGCGGCGGCCAGTTCCTTCTCCAGTCGGGCAACTGTGGTGAGCAACGTCGCTTCACTTGCCGAACCGTGCGTCGTTTGCGACGCGAGCTGAACCTCGAGTTCGGTCACGCGCGCCTGCAATTGCTCGTTTCGGGCTTCACCTCGCGCGAGCGCACTTTCGAGCGTCTCATGGCGGACGGTTGCATCGCGCAACCGCTGTTCGGCGTCGGCCATGCCGGCGCGAACCTGCTCGCGATCGCCGTCGAGACTGTCACGTGCCGCTTTCAACGCTTCTTCATAGAGTGCGCCGAGCAGCGCACCAGCCTTTTCCTCGACGGCCTTCGGAATTGCCGCACCGTCGAGCCTGATCTTGGACGCAGAACGGATGCGTTCCCAGAAATGGTCGATGTCTTTCGGGATGTCGCTGGCGCTGCCGGTTTGGGTGAGATCGCGGACGTTGGCGGCCGACGGCCGGATGCCAAGATCGAAGAACAGACGCTTGCATGCGTGCAACGACAAATCCTGACGCCGCGCACCGCTTGCACGCAGCGATTCCAGTTCGTCCCGAATGACTTGGCGCATTTCGTCCAGGGTCATGGCAGAGCTCACAGACATTGAAATGTGGCAATCATAACGAAATACGTATCTATTGATACCTGTTCCGGGTCGACGTTGCGAATTTACGTCGCTTTGCACAGAAATCGGGCCTGTGAGTCATTCCGGACGAACGTGGTCCAGAATTCCGTGAAACAAAGCGAGGAAAGCCAGCCAAGCCTTTGTAATACAAGCGTTTTCCAGCAGTCACCGAAAATCGGCATTTGTTTCACATGACGGACGATCCGATTCCCTGTGGGTGTTCAGGGGTTGGGGTATCTGTGGAAAACTCGTCAGCCAATGTCTTGAGAGTATTAGAAGTAAACACCCTTGAACCCTTAGTTAAAAACGTTAACACCACGGCACAGCCTTATGTAGCAAGGCTTTCCGGCCGGCAAGGTGAAGTTTTACGGGAGCCAAGGTGATCGTCTGCGGGAGCTGACGTGATTGGGTTCAGGGAGCTGCGTGAGCCGTTGCAGGAAAGGTCGTGAGCGGATTCGGGATCACAGTGAAACACGAGATTTCCCAGAGGTGAGGTTTTTCGGGGCCTCACAGCCACAGAACCCGCGCTGTGCCTGACTGCACAGTTTTCTGCCTGTGCAGACATAGGTGAGAATTTGCGGGACCTTCTTCGCGCCCCGATTCTGCCCATCTTTTAGGCAGTTTTGGCGAAAGGTGAGGTTTCACGGGACTCCACGGGAATTTGGTGTGAGGATTTCCGGGAGGCGAACGCCATTTTGCACAGCAAAAGTGCTTTCCGGGGCCTGTGATGCACTAAAGGTGAGGCTTTTCGGGAGGGAAATCCGGGTTTTCCTGCCCCGATCTCGCTAAGGTGAGCTTTTTCGGGGCATGGATCACAGGCTGTGATCGTGGTCACAGGTGAGCATTTTCGGGAACGGTATTTGCTCGAAAAATGGTCACAGGTGAGGCTTTTCGGGACCTGTAAGCGGCCGAATTCGCCGAAAAGCCCGCCAGGACTGGAAGAAAACTCGTTTTTGCTGTGCCCCTTTTTGGTACAGGTGAGATTTTTCGGGAGCCTACATACGGTTGTCGTATGAAGGATTTCCGTCGAAAGGTGAGGTTTTTCGGGGGATGTCTACCGGGCACAGCCAAATGCCTTCAGTGCATAAGTATCGGAAGGCATTGGGTTTTTTGATACCGCGACAGTTACGGTGAGATTTTTCGGGAGCCATTCCCGTGCCCGTTGCTGTGCCGCATTTTTTCAATGAGGTGAGCGTTTTCGGGAGACTCTGGTGGCCAATCCCGCGTGTGCCGGACATTCGGCGGCATCGAGACGAAAGAACACACTGTGCTCAAGGTGAGTATTTTCGGGACCCGACACGGTTTGTGCGCTGTACAATGCGCGCCCGGGCCGGCAAAGCAGGTCCGATCGGGCGGCGCG
It encodes:
- a CDS encoding DUF2471 family protein, with product MTEEQDLAALSFKAAAHDLELIVRHIAGRYIRQRVPLTWRLLHAIEAEALADLGFASRHEAGMRQLFERPSDMTFPETDDPIDFGRSNALPAVFSFAVLAYEAAATSHGTAPRERAHRPSKAWGD
- a CDS encoding DNA-binding protein, with amino-acid sequence MTLDEMRQVIRDELESLRASGARRQDLSLHACKRLFFDLGIRPSAANVRDLTQTGSASDIPKDIDHFWERIRSASKIRLDGAAIPKAVEEKAGALLGALYEEALKAARDSLDGDREQVRAGMADAEQRLRDATVRHETLESALARGEARNEQLQARVTELEVQLASQTTHGSASEATLLTTVARLEKELAAAAGRVDAEQAQNATLRDRIDALQAELQQRTEHYAQQIKDAVAEAERRVKPMLVELDSLRSMASTYQSGLRDVQRKEFDFLQQLSSAKARADRLEEQLRSQSDELARATRDVSSLRASRGMNPEIAALIRRLADAGQLDADAFAAIGTSLDEEIPVPAQCPRCDGEPELSHGEEGFEVACPECEHASGAWPSRFEAIARFAHT
- a CDS encoding glycine C-acetyltransferase, with translation MRDAFLARVRGTLDQIRADGFYKTEREIASPQAAAVRLAGGAGVLNFCANNYLGLANDPRLIDAAKAGLDQDGFGMASVRFICGTQTVHKQLESALAAFLGTEDSILYSSCFDANGGLFETLLDENDAVISDELNHASIIDGIRLCKAKRFRYRNNDLSDLEAKLKEADAAGARHKLIATDGVFSMDGIIADLKGICDLADRYGALVMVDDSHAVGFIGAHGRGTPEHCGVEGRVDIITGTLGKALGGASGGYVAARREVVELLRQRSRPYLFSNTLTPSIAAASLKVLELLGSDEGAKLRERVRENGVRFREQMTEAGFTLVPGAHPIIPVMLGDAQLATNMADKLLAEGVYVIGFSFPVVPRGRARIRTQMSAAHTPEQIDQTVAAFVRVGKSLGIV
- a CDS encoding helix-turn-helix domain-containing protein, which gives rise to MASSSGSRRTPAGAAPQPPAATPPRVGEQIQRLRNERKLTLDDLSRAAGVSKSMLSEIERDKANPTIAVAWRLTNALGITLDELFSQPKAPETIRVDGPHDIPTLAGHDGRYQLRVWGPIDLAGKFEWYELTLPGGGALVSNAHEPGTREHLTVLQGAMEIEAAAASRRLKAGDTARYPADEPHAIRNPGKAEARALLIVIHR
- a CDS encoding tyrosine-type recombinase/integrase yields the protein MSLPASPDTPARPEEKDLFDRGASDWIVSPEAAFDAWLAMQDYRRSSADVYRAQWGAFLTWMRAHQKNLATVDTATIANFVGELPIRKTQRMRYLRLIERVLDHIRRTEYASTNPARFIAQDGEANWRKARDNEPTGFLTPAERATLLAYLFSPIGVSGSAYWKERRDRALVAAFLGAGIKTGEARALTISCIDTSGTSLQIQSAHPNHARDTHLASFAIALLEAWLTERKRQDIPGELVFPASHAGRPMHKATMLRAIDAIVESAGLTSSRTARASPQTLRNSYAAELFEHDVPPERVGTWLGFMRPISSNRLHRAWKNWRNGLADSNGDASDSDETH